Proteins from one Candidatus Obscuribacterales bacterium genomic window:
- a CDS encoding DUF5674 family protein gives MIIHILYEPATIEQLEAMLEAHRFYIKTVVDIRLEILAGGGEMHSDCEVTLLDNGSYQGDLWGASWNPVTQDILYESMVNLRPRQNRSMQILDAAVRQQVRDIIDRLLGRL, from the coding sequence TTGATTATTCACATCCTGTATGAGCCTGCAACAATAGAACAATTGGAAGCTATGCTAGAGGCTCATCGGTTTTACATCAAAACCGTCGTCGATATCCGTCTAGAAATTTTGGCGGGGGGTGGAGAAATGCACTCCGATTGTGAAGTTACATTGCTAGATAATGGCAGTTATCAGGGTGATCTTTGGGGTGCAAGCTGGAATCCCGTGACCCAAGATATCCTTTATGAATCAATGGTCAACCTTCGTCCACGTCAAAATCGCTCCATGCAAATTCTGGACGCTGCAGTGCGCCAGCAGGTTCGAGACATCATCGACAGATTGCTAGGAAGACTATGA